The Ictalurus punctatus breed USDA103 chromosome 9, Coco_2.0, whole genome shotgun sequence genome contains a region encoding:
- the gsc gene encoding homeobox protein goosecoid, which yields MPAGMFSIDSILAGRAGRAGRSARAGCKDSLLLSGDEGPILFPGLSESLAAAAPDYSGVYSARIPAYSSYCYGASAAPSCCPGSLPSQCPCMPTVYDSPGSVLMSPVPPPHMMSYMSMSPLAPLTPLSSVSRAELQLLNQLHCRRKRRHRTIFTDEQLEALEGLFQETKYPDVGTREQLARKVHLREEKVEVWFKNRRAKWRRQKRSSSEESESTQKWNKSAKGATAEKTEESKSDADSDS from the exons ATGCCCGCTGGCATGTTCAGCATCGACAGTATCCTGGCCGGTAGAGCTGGCAGAGCTGGCCGAAGTGCCCGAGCAGGCTGTAAggactctctcctgctcagtgggGATGAAGGGCCGATCCTCTTCCCCGGGTTGTCGGAATCACTGGCAGCCGCGGCTCCTGATTACAGCGGAGTGTATTCAGCCCGGATACCGGCTTACAGCTCCTACTGCTACGGCGCGAGCGCGGCACCGAGCTGCTGCCCAGGATCCTTACCGAGTCAGTGTCCGTGCATGCCAACAG TGTACGACAGTCCTGGCTCGGTGCTGATGTCTCCGGTTCCTCCTCCTCACATGATGTCCTACATGTCCATGTCCCCTCTGGCCCCTCTGACCCCCCTGAGCTCGGTGTCGCGCGCGGAGCTGCAGCTCCTCAATCAGCTGCACTGCAGGAGGAAGCGGCGGCACCGCACGATCTTCACCGACGAGCAGCTCGAAGCGCTCGAGggcctttttcaggagactaaATACCCGGATGTGGGCACTAGGGAGCAGCTGGCCCGAAAGGTGCACCTGCGCGAGGAGAAAGTGGAG GTTTGGTTCAAAAACAGACGAGCGAAATGGAGAAGGCAGAAACGATCATCCTCGGAGGAATCAGAAAGCACACAGAAATGGAACAAATCCGCTAAAGGCGCGACTGCAGAGAAAACAGAGGAGAGCAAGAGCGACGCGGACTCGGACAgctga